The genomic region AGAAGCTCAGCCACTCCTGGATGCCGAGCCCGCACAGCTCGGAGCTGCGCTTCGCCAGGTCGAGAAATAGCACCAGGTCGAGCACGATGGGCGCCGCCAGAATGGAATCGCGGCACAGGAAGTCCACCTTGATCTGCATCGGATAGCCCAGCCATCCGAAGATATCAATATTGTCCCAGCCTTCCTTGTTGTCGCCGCGCGGCGGGTAGTAATTGATCCTCACCTTGTGGCAGATATTGCCGTAAAGCTGCGGGTACAGCTCCGGCTGCAGGATGTGCTCCAGCACCGACAGCTTCGATTCTTCCTTAGTCTTGAACGAGCCGGGATCGTCCAGCACCTCGCCGTCGCGGTTGCCCAGAATGTTGGTGGAGAACCATCCGCTCAGCCCGAGCATGCGCGCCTTGAAGCCGGGCGCCAGGATTGTCTTCAGCAGCGTTTGTCCGGTCTTGTAATCCTTGCCGCAAATCGGCGCCTGGTTGCGCCGCGACAACTCGTGCATCGCCGGGATGTCCACCGTCAGGTTGGGCGCGCCGTTGGCGTAGGGCACGCCTTCCGACAGCGCCGCATAGGCATAGATCATCGAAGGCGCGATGTTCTCATCGTTCTTCGCCAGTGCCTGTTCGAACGACTTCACCGTCTGGTGCACCGCCGTCGGCTGCAGGAAGGTTTCGGTCGAGCCGCACCAGATCATGATCAGCCGCGAGGCGCCGGAACTCTTCTTGAAATCGCGGATGTCGTCCCTCACCTGCTCGGCGAGGTCCATCTTCGTTTTGCCCTTCTTGACGTTGGGGCCGTCCAGCTTCTTGACGTATTGGCGGTCGAACACCGCCGGGCGCGGCTTGATCTGCGAGAGGAATGGCTTGATGTTGTCGAGCAGTTCTTTTTCCAGCACGCCCGCCTTGCGCGCTGCCGCGTACATATCGTCCTCGAACGGGTCCCAGCCGGTGAACACCAGGTCGTTGATCTCGGCCAGCGGCACAAAGTCGCCGATGCGCGGCGAACGCCCGTCCGTCCGTTTGCCCAGGCGGATAGTGCCCATCTGGGTCAGCGATCCGATCGGGTGCGCCAGTCCTCGGCGCACTGCCTGCACCCCGGCCACGAACGTGGTCGCCACCGCGCCCATGCCCGGAATCATCACCCCCAACTTCCCTTCCGCCGGTGCAATCGCGCTCGCGGCCACGTGCGCCGCGGGCTTGCTCATCGGGGTCCGCGATGCCGCGGATCTGCTCGACTCCGGCTTACTCGACTGGTGTGCTTTTGCCGCCGATTTCCTACTCGTCTGCTTCTTGCTTGTCGCCATCATCACTTCCGCAAGTCAGAATGAATTCAAAACCATTTATCTTCTCGTATCGCGTCCGCTTTTGCAATTACACTGGCGCAGCCCGCGTTGCCAGCACCGTCCAAACTCGCCCTCATCACCGGCTCCTCCAGCGGCATCGGGCTGCTGACCGCCGTCACCCTTGCCTGCCGCGGCTATCGCGTCGTTGCCACCATGCGTGACCTCAACCGCCGCTCGCTCCTCGACGATGCCGCGAAAAACGCCGGCATCGCCGATCGCCTCGACGTCCGCGCCCTCGACATCTCCAATTTCGACTCCATTCCCCGCGTCATCAACGAAATTCTGCGCGACCACTCGCGCATTGACGTGCTGGTGAACAATGCCGGCTTCGCCTTTGCCGGCTTCGTCGAGGACATCCGCCTCGCCGAACTCCGCCAGCAGATGGACACCAACTTCTTCGGCCACGTCGCCATCACTCAGGCTGTGCTGCCCGCCATGCGCGCGCAACGCTCGGGCCACATCATCATGGTTTCGTCGGAAAGCGGCCGCATGGGCTCGCCCGGCATCGGCAGCTACTCTGCATCGAAATTCGCGCTCGAGGGCTGGAGCGAAACCCTGCGCCTGGAGACCCGTGCGCTCGGCATCAAGGTCGTGCTGGTCGAACCCGGCGCCTTCAAGACCGACATCTGGGACCGCAACGCGCGCCTGAATGAAGTGCTGGTCACCGGCAACTCGCCCAACCAGGAGCGTGGTCGCAAGTTGAAGGAATGGGCCGTGACTCTGCCCAAGGCCGACCCGCAACGCGTTGCCGACCTCATCGCCCGCATCGCCGCCGATCCCAATCCGCGCCTGCGCTACATGATCGGCCGCGACGCTCTGACGCGCTGGTGGCTGCGCAACCTGCTGCCCTGGAAGTGGTACGAGAGGCTGGTGCTGCGGAAAGTCGGTCTGGAGTAAACAAAAACCCAACCGCGGATTTCCGCGGATCAAGGAAGAAAGGTTTTGGTTTTCAGATCCGTGAGAATCCGTGGGAATCCGTAGTTGAGTTCGTTACGACGCGATCTCCGCCGCCGCGCCGATCACTTCCGCCAGGTTCTCCTCCAGCAACAGCGACGTCCCGCTTTCCCCGCGCTTGTAACGCACCTGCACCGTGCAATCCTTCACCGCCCGCACGAACCCCGCCGCCGACTCCGCGTCGGAAAACGACCGCCGGTAATATCCCGCGTAGTACTGCCCGCCGACGACATAGGAATATGCCAGGTCGGCTACGAAGTAACGGCTTGTTCCGGTATTGGGCTGGCGCCACTCGGCGCGCTCCACGCGGCCTTCCGCCAGCGGCCATTGCCGCGCCGCTCGCCGCCGCAACCATTGCCAGCCGCGTTCTGCCAGCACCGCAAGAAAGATCGCCAGCACGAAGATGCCGGACTGCTGGACTTCAGGTGCCACTGCCTGCTCCCGGTTTGCTGCATCCCAGCGTACGCGGCTGCCGCACATCGCGCTGTGACCAACATCACACCGGGGTGGCAAGCGGCTGTTCCGCGTATACTCGCCCATGTCGGAGCATGATCATGCGTCTCGCGTTTGTCGCCCTGATGGTTCTCGCGCTTGCTGCCGCCGCCCCCGCGCAACAGGGGCGCCGCTCGCGCCCGCCGGCGCGATCCTCCCAGCACCCACTCGAAGAAGATCAGAAGGCCATCGCCGAACTGCAGCGCCGCGATATCGAGGCCAACATGGCGCTCGATACCGAAAAGCTCCTTGCCCTGCGGACCGACGATGTCGTTTACCTCGTGCCCGGGCGCGCGCCGCTGGTCGGACAGGATGCCGTCCGCAAGTACCTGGGAGAAATCCGCGCTCAGCTTGCCAACTGGGACATGCTCGCCTACGAGGAAAGCTGGCAGGAGGTGCAGGTGGTCGGCGACTTTGCGTTCGAGTGGGGAACGGTCAACATCCGCGCCCGGCAGGAGGGCGAGAAGCGCGAGTCGGCGGCGGTGCGAAATATCATGCAGGTTCTCCGCCGCCAGCCGGATGGTGATTGGAAGATTTCGCGCGCCATCTGGAACATCCAGTCACCGCCGCCCGCGCCGCCACCGGCGAAGCCTCCGGAAAAACCAAAGGATTAACCGCGGATTTTCGCGGATTCACACGGATCAATTGCATTTCTGTTCCGATCCGCGTAGATCCGCGGCAATCCGTGGTTAAGCTTTTTCTTGCGTTCCGAAATCGGCAATCGGCAATCGAAAATGAATTTGCCTTTTGCTACCTCTGTGTCCTCTGTGGCTAAGCTCCCGGGGACTCATTCGCGCCGATCCGGTGCTGCCAGCGCGACCACACGAACCACGCGGCGCCTACCACGATCACTGCCAGGATCACGGCGTCGAAGCGGTGAAACCAGGTCTTGAGCCGCGGGTCGGTTTCCCATTTTTCCCCCAGCACGCGCCCGACATAGGCCAGCATCAGGCACCAGGGAAACGAGCCCACAAAGGTGTACACGTGGAAGCGCAGCCGCGGCATGTGCGCGATCCCCGCCGGCAGCGCGATGAACGTGCGCACCACCGGCAGCAGCCGGCTGATGAACACCGCGCTGCTTCCGTAGCGGTGAAAGAAGCGGTCCGCCCAGTCCAGTTCCCGCTTGCTCAACAGGATGTAGACGCCGTATTTCTCCACCAGCGGACGTCCGCCGTAGTAGCCGATCTCGTAGGCGATCACCGATCCCACGTTGCAGCCGAGCGCGCCGAATATCGCCACCAAGAACAGCGTGAAGGGCTCGCGCCCGTACTGCGCGGCAATCGAGGAAATCGTCAGCGCGCCGGAGAACGGCATGATCACTTCCGACGGCAGCGGAATGCAGGCGGACTCAATTGCCATCAGCGCCACAATGCCGGGATATCCCAGCCGCGAGATGACGGAAATAATGAAGGCGCTCAGCGCCGCGATGATGTTGGCAATCATGAAGACAGTACCGAGTACCTAGTACCGAGCACCGAGCGCGCGCATCCGATTGTTGCTCAGTACTCAGTACTCGGTACTCAGTACTAGAAATCCTGCGAGTCCTGAGTAAAGGTATATCCCGGAAGGCTTGCGCCCTCGTTGCTCTTCTGCACCTTGACGCGCACTGTGTCGGTAGTGGCGGCGGTCGAGTCGGCAATGCGCAGGATCGCCCACTGCGTGAACACTTCGGTATACACCTTGGTGACCAGGAAATTTTGCGCCGTCTGGTCGTTGCGCCACACTTGCCCGAGCTGGATGGACTTCACCGCCATGGTGTTGCCAGATTACAGCAGTGAGAGAGCAAGCAACAAGTCGCTAATTGGGTGATCGGTTGTCGGTTATTCTTTGCCGGCGATCGGTGGTTCGGAATCGCGATAAACGGATGCGTGCATAATTTCGTTGCTCTGGAGGTTCGCCTGTCGAAAACCGCCTACCGTTTTTCCGGCAGCTTCCCCTCCAGCAGCCCGCCCAGCGCCGCCGCCGGCACCCTCACTCCCACCATGAACTGCCCGAACAGCGCGTACACCGCGCTGACCTCGTCGAAGCGCATCTCGTAAATCAGCTTCTTGAACACCAGCGGATCGTCGGCGAACAAGTCAACGCCCCATTCCCAGTCGTCAAAGCCGATGGAGCCGGTGATGATCTGGCGCACCGTTCCCGCATAGCGCCGCCCGATCTTCCCGTGCTCGTCCATCTGCCGCTGGCGCTCTTCGATGGGCAGCGTGTACCAGTTCTTCTCCTCGCCCCGGCGGCGGTCCATAGGGTAAAAGCAAACGTAGCGCGCGGCGGGAATTTCCGGCCACAGGCGCGGCTTCATCGCTTCTTTTTGCCGCTCCGTGGCGTCCGCAATTTCCTTGTTCCACTCCGCCGAGTGCGGTTCGACGCCGCGTTCGCGCAGCGTGCGATAGAGCTTCACCGAAGACTCGTACAGGCCCAACTCCACCACCGACAGGTACGACTTCGTAATCTCCAGGTATTCCGCCAGCGCCGTGCGCCCTAGTTCCAGCTCGATCTGTTTCAACTCGTCGAAGCTGTTTCGAAAGTGGACCAGCATCAGGTCGCCCTTGTGTCCCAGCACCGAATACAGCGCACTCTGTTGGGGCTCCAGCCTTTGCAGGACGGCCGTGGCTTCGGCGGCGATCCGGGAACGCTCCGCAGGCGTCAACTTCCGCCATTCCGGCCAGCGGAAGCGCGCCACCTGGTGCAGCACACTGGCGCCCTCCAGGGTCAGCGGTACGGGAAAAAGCTCGGTGGGCAAGGATTTCCGGCGGGCCTCGCCTCTGATCGAAGATGCCATCCTCAACTCCCGAAAACAAACTTGCATCCTGCTGCCGGCATCCATTCTACTCGTGAGGCTCGAAATCTACGCCCCGGAGATGTGCTCGCCTGCCCGCGCGCATCTGTTAATATTCCTGGCCGGCAGACACGAGGACGTTTCATGCCCGAACCCACGCATCGCGACCCGCCGGAACCGCGCCGCCAGGTGGTCAGCTTCACCTTTTACAAGGTTCAGCCGGAATGGCGGCGGCTGCCGGCGGCGGACAAGGCGGAGCACCGCCGCGAGTTCGCCTCCGTCATCGGCAAATGGCGCCAGAGCGAACAGATGACCGTGCTCACCTATTCGCTCTCCGGCCTGCGCGCCGAGGTCGACATGATGTTGTGGCGCATCTGCTATTCCCTGGATTGTCTGCAGCAGATGCAGGGCGAACTGATGCGCACGCACCTGGGCGCCTACCTGGAAACGCCGCACTCCTACCTCGCCATGACCCGCCACTCGCAATATAAGATCGGCCGGGGAGGTCACGACGGAAACGCCATCAAGTGTGGCGGCTATCGCTACGCTTCGGTGCTGCCGTTCACCAAAACGCGCGCCTGGTATCAACTGGCGTTTGAGGAGCGCCAGCGCATCGTCAACGAGTACCGTGACGCCATCGCCGACTTTCCCCGGGTGCGCATGAACACGCTTTACTCCTTCGGCATTGACGACCAGGAATTCGTGCTGGTCTTTGAGAGCGATCACCCCGCCGACATTGTGGACTTGAAAATGCGCCTCCGCGAAACCGAGAATGCAGTCTATATCCAGCAGGACACGCCCGTGTTCACCGGCATCCAGTGCGATGCCGACCAGATGTTGGAGCAGTTGGGGTGATGGCACGCGGCATCGTTCCCCGTCAGCCGTCCAAGAGCGGACGCCAGGAGGGCCGCCGAGCCCCGGTGCGCGCTACCCCGCCCCTTCAGAAATCATCGCGCCCGCCGCGCTTCAAGCCTCCGGTGAAATCAGGAGCCAAAACCAAGCGCCCGGCGAAGACCGTAACTCCGAAATCACCCAAGTCTTCTGCGAGGGTGCTGTACGATCCGCTGGCGCCGCAGCGCGTGCAGGAAATCCTGACGCGGCTCGATGCCACCTATCCCAACGCCACCTGCGCGCTCCACCACAACAACGCGTGGGAGCTGCTGGTGGCAACCATCCTCTCGGCGCAGTGCACCGACGTACGCGTCAACTTGACCACGCCTGAGTTCTTCCGCAAATATCCCACGGTGCACGCGGTCGCCGCCCTGAAGCCGGAGCAACTGGAACCCGACATTCGCTCCACCGGCTTCTTCCGCAACAAAGCCAAATCGGTGGTCGGCGCGGCGAAAATAATTGTCAGCGATTTCGGCGGCGAAGTGCCCTCGGAGATGGGGCAGTTGCTGACCCTGCCCGGCGTGGCGCGCAAGACGGCCAACGTCCTGCTCGGCACATGGTTCCACAAGAACGAAGGCGTGGTGGTGGACACCCACGTGTACCGTATCTCGCGGCGCCTGGAGCTGACCACCAACACCGATCCCAACAAGATCGAGCAGGACCTGGTGCGCATCATCCCGCGCGAGCGCTGGACCAGCTTCAGCCACCAGGTGATCTGGCACGGGCGCAGGCTGTGCACGGCGCGCTCGCCCAAGTGCGTGGATTGTCCGCTGGAGTCTGTCTGCCACGCCGCCGACAAGACCTGGAACACGGTAGATATCCACAAGACCGCCAAGCCGTAGCTTCCGCTCGGAGTAGCTCGGAAGCAGACTTTCGGGGTCGGTGGTGAGATGGCTGTTATCGACAGTTGGCGCGCATTGCTGGAACTTGGCCCCGCCTCGGCGTAAAGTGCTGCCGTGAAACTCTCTACTTTGCTGGCTGTATTCTTCGTGCTTTTATTCCCCACTCTGGCGTTAGGTCAAACAGAAAATACGCCGTGGAAGGAATACGTTTTCGCGTCAGACGGGTTTGCACTAACTCTCCCGTATGAGCCGAAGCCGCACCCAGACGCAAACGTTGCGGACGCGATGGTGTACACCGTCAATCTCCCCGACGCCGCCACAGTGACGTTAAGAGTTCTGCATCAGCCGCGCGATTGCCGCAATACATTACAACAGTTGAAGGACGGAGCACTAAGCGGCAGAGCGCCTGGGGCAGACGCTTCCTCGGTGAAAGATGTGACCATCGATGGGCATCCCGGACTGGAATATCGGTGGAACGTGAGCCCCTCTAGGGCTGTGCTGGAACGCCATTACTGCGTAGATGGGCGTTTCTACACATTCTCGACTGGATGGCTCAGTGCTCGTCCCTTGCCACCGACAGCGATGCGGGTCTTGAAATCGTTTCGGCTCGTGACCCGGGATTCGCGATGATGGTCAACTGTTGATAAATTCGCCTCATCACTAGGAACCGTTTTAGATTATGTGGGACTCGACGCAGTTTGCCGCGAGCGGGACTCGGCTGGAGATCCGACTCGCTCGCAGACGCAAGCCGCAGCAACGATCTACAAGGACGTAGCGATCATCGCCACCAGGCTCGGGATGGTGTACTCGCGAGCTTCGATGTCCACCCGCAGACCATGCTGGCGCATCGTCTCCGAAGTCACCGGCCCGATGGAAGCCAGCTTCGTGCCGGTGAGCAGCGCCTGGTTTCCCTTCCCTAGCAGGTCGAGGAAATTCTTTACCGTCGAGGAACTGGTAAACGTGATGACGTCGGGTTTGCGGCGCGGGTCGCGCAGCACCTTCGCCAGCTCCGTGCGCGACGATTCGGGCAGCACGGTTTCGTAGGCCTCGATCACGTCCACCTTGGCCCCGGCCTTGATGAGTTCGTTCGGGATCACGTCGCGCGCTACCTTGGCGCGGACCAGCAGCACGCGCTTGCCTTTGACCTCGGGCTTCAGTTCGGCGACCACGGCTTCGGCGACGTATTCTTCCGGCATGACGTCCACCGGCAGGCCGCGCTTTTCGATCGCCTTGCGCGTCGCCGGGCCGATGGCGGCGATGTTCAGATGCAGCAGGTCGGCCTCGCTCTTGCCCAGCTTGGCCAGCCGCGCGAACAGCGCCTGCACGCCGTTGACGCTGGTCAGGATGAGCCAGTCGTAATCCAGCAGGCGGGCGATCGCCTGGTCGAGCGCGCGCCACGACGCGGGCTCGCGGATCTCGATGAACGGGATTTCGATCACCTCGGCGCCGAGCAGGCGCAGCGCGTCGGAGAGCGCGCTGGCCTGGTGACGCGCGCGCCCTACCAGTACGCGACGCCCCGCCAGCGGCCGGGTTGGAATGTCAGCGCTTGCGTTCATGACGGAGTCGATGGCCCAATGTCGATGGTCTATGGCCCATACTCGATTCGATTTCCCTGACGACTGACGACTGGAGACTGACGACTGATTTCACGGTTTAAGTCGTTGGTCACTTGATCGCTAGTCCGTTCCCGCTTCGCTCTTGCTGACGACTGAAGACTGGAGACTGACGACTGATTTCACGGTTGCTGCGGGGCCGCGGCGGTTTCGCCGTAAACTTCCTGCAGGATGCGGTCGCCGCCGCGCTCCAGCAGCCGCTTGCCCACCATTTCCCCAAGCTTTTGGGGATCGTTGCCCGACTGATTTTCCCGCAACACCTTCGACCCATCCGGACGCGCCACCACGGCGGTCAGGTGCAGCACGCCGTCCTTCATTTCGGCATACGCCCCGATCGGCACCTGGCATCCGCCGCCGAGCTGGTTCAGCAGCGCGCGCTCGCAGGTGGTCGCGGCGCGCGCGGCCGCATCATTCAGAAACTCCAGATGAGCGCCGGTTGGCGCATCGCCGCTGCGAATCTCGATGCCCAGCGCTCCCTGTCCCACCGCGGGGCACATCACCTCCACCGGCAAAATCGCGCGAATCCACTCCGTGCGGCCCAGGCGATTCAGCCCGGCAGCGGCGAGAATGATGGCGTCGTACTCGCCTTCTTCCAACTTTCGCAGGCGTGTGTCCACGTTGCCGCGCAGCGGAAAGATGTTCAGGTCGGGACGCATCGCCTTGAGCTGCGCCTGGCGCCGCAGGCTGCTGGTGCCCACCCGCGAGCGCTGCGGCAGGTCGTCAATGCCGGTGAAATGCCGCGCCAGGAAAGCATCGCGTGGGTTTTCGCGCTTGGTGATGGCGGCCACCTGGAATTCTGGCGCCAGCTCCGTCGGCAGGTCTTTCAGGCTGTGCACCGCCAGGTCCACGCGCCCATCGAGCAGCGCTTCTTCGATCTCCTTGGTGAACATGCCCTTGGTGCCGACCTTGGCGAGGGCGACGTCGGTAATCTTGTCGCCGGTCGTCTTGATGATTTCCAGTTCCACTTCGTGCCCGCGCGCCTGCAGCAGTCCGGAAATGTGGTTGGCCTGCCAGAGCGCGAGTTGCGACCCGCGCGAGCCGATGCGCAGGCGCGCCATCAGCGCTTCGCTCCGTTGGCCGCCGACTCCGCTTTTTCTTCTTCCGCTTTGTGCTTCAGGTTGAACAGCCGCCGCACCACGTCAATCACCGTGGTGCCCTGCTCTTCGCGTGCCGCCGTTTTCAGCGTGGTGATCGGGGTATGCATGATCTTGTTGATGATCCCGCGGCTCATCGCCTCAATCGCCATCTCCTGCTCCGGCGAGAGCTCGCCCAGCCGGCCGCGCACGCGGTCGATTTCGGCCTGGCGGATCGTCTCCAGGTGCTCCTGCAGCGAGACGATCGTCGGCACCACGTCCAGCGTCTGCATCCGCGCCAGGAAACGCTCGACCTCTTCGTTGATGATGTCTTCCGCGCGTTCTGCCTCGCGGTGCCGGTCGGCGACGTGCGTGCTGACCACCTGCTGCAGGTCGTCAATGTCGTACACGAAGATCCCGTCCAGCTTGTTGACCTCGGGATCCACATCGCGCGGGACGGCAATATCGATGAAGAACATCGGGCGGTTACGCCGGCGGGCGAGGAACTTCTCGCCGTGCTCGCGGCGGAAAATCGCCACCGGCGCGCCGGTCGAGGTGATGACGATGTCGGCCTTGTCGGCCGAATCGTAGAGCTGGTCCCAGGGCAGCGCCTGCCCGTTGAATTTGCGTGCCAGGTTCTGCGCCCGCTCCAGCGTCCGGTTGTACACGAAGATCGAACCGGCGCCGTGCGCCAGCAGGTGGCGCGCCGCCAGTTCGCACATCTTCCCGGCGCCCACCAGCATGACGGTCTTGCCCGTCAGGCTGCCGAAGATTTTTTTCGCCAGTTCCACCGCCACCGATGCCACCGACACCGCCGAGCTGCCCACCGCCGTCTCGGTGCGGACTTTCTTGGCCACCGCAAAGGCGCGCGTCACCAGCGCGTCGAGCTGCGAATTGACCGCACCCACGGCGCGGGCCACCGCGTAAGCTTCCTTCACCTGCCCTAGCACCTGCGGTTCCCCCACCACCATCGAGTCCAGACTGGCCGTCACCCGGAACAGGTGGCGTATGACGTCCTTGTCGGTGTACTCGTAAAGGTGCTGGTCGAACTGCCGCGGATCAACCTGGAAATATTTCCCGAGAAACGCGCGCAGGTCGGCGCCGCCATTGCGCGAGCGCGCCAGCAGTTCCACCCGATTGCAGGTGGAAACAATCATCGCTTCTTCGATCCCGGGATGCTGCGCGAACTGCTGCACCGCGGCGGGCAGCTTCGATTCCGAGATCGCGAACCTCTCCCTCACCTCCAGGGGCGCGGTGCGATGGTTCACTCCGATGAGTTGCAACGTCATTGCGCGATGAACCTGTGAACTCCGCTAAAGTAATTGGCCGCCCAGGCGCCGACCGCCGCGATGAAGGCAAAGGTTGCCAGGTACGCGGCCCTCTTCCCGCGCCAGCCGGAATTCCAGCGCGTGTACAACAGCACCATGTAAACCGCCCACATCAGCAGCGACAGCAGGATCTTGGCATCCAGGAAGTACATCGGCCCGAAATGCTCCTGCGCGATCACCGAGCCGGCGATCAGCCCGA from Terriglobia bacterium harbors:
- a CDS encoding inositol-3-phosphate synthase, translated to MSKPAAHVAASAIAPAEGKLGVMIPGMGAVATTFVAGVQAVRRGLAHPIGSLTQMGTIRLGKRTDGRSPRIGDFVPLAEINDLVFTGWDPFEDDMYAAARKAGVLEKELLDNIKPFLSQIKPRPAVFDRQYVKKLDGPNVKKGKTKMDLAEQVRDDIRDFKKSSGASRLIMIWCGSTETFLQPTAVHQTVKSFEQALAKNDENIAPSMIYAYAALSEGVPYANGAPNLTVDIPAMHELSRRNQAPICGKDYKTGQTLLKTILAPGFKARMLGLSGWFSTNILGNRDGEVLDDPGSFKTKEESKLSVLEHILQPELYPQLYGNICHKVRINYYPPRGDNKEGWDNIDIFGWLGYPMQIKVDFLCRDSILAAPIVLDLVLFLDLAKRSSELCGLGIQEWLSFYFKSPMSAPGLYPEHDLFIQLMKLKNTLRHLKGESLITHLGLEYYD
- a CDS encoding SDR family oxidoreductase, encoding MPAPSKLALITGSSSGIGLLTAVTLACRGYRVVATMRDLNRRSLLDDAAKNAGIADRLDVRALDISNFDSIPRVINEILRDHSRIDVLVNNAGFAFAGFVEDIRLAELRQQMDTNFFGHVAITQAVLPAMRAQRSGHIIMVSSESGRMGSPGIGSYSASKFALEGWSETLRLETRALGIKVVLVEPGAFKTDIWDRNARLNEVLVTGNSPNQERGRKLKEWAVTLPKADPQRVADLIARIAADPNPRLRYMIGRDALTRWWLRNLLPWKWYERLVLRKVGLE
- a CDS encoding DUF3592 domain-containing protein, which codes for MAPEVQQSGIFVLAIFLAVLAERGWQWLRRRAARQWPLAEGRVERAEWRQPNTGTSRYFVADLAYSYVVGGQYYAGYYRRSFSDAESAAGFVRAVKDCTVQVRYKRGESGTSLLLEENLAEVIGAAAEIAS
- a CDS encoding SgcJ/EcaC family oxidoreductase: MRLAFVALMVLALAAAAPAQQGRRSRPPARSSQHPLEEDQKAIAELQRRDIEANMALDTEKLLALRTDDVVYLVPGRAPLVGQDAVRKYLGEIRAQLANWDMLAYEESWQEVQVVGDFAFEWGTVNIRARQEGEKRESAAVRNIMQVLRRQPDGDWKISRAIWNIQSPPPAPPPAKPPEKPKD
- a CDS encoding DedA family protein, with product MIANIIAALSAFIISVISRLGYPGIVALMAIESACIPLPSEVIMPFSGALTISSIAAQYGREPFTLFLVAIFGALGCNVGSVIAYEIGYYGGRPLVEKYGVYILLSKRELDWADRFFHRYGSSAVFISRLLPVVRTFIALPAGIAHMPRLRFHVYTFVGSFPWCLMLAYVGRVLGEKWETDPRLKTWFHRFDAVILAVIVVGAAWFVWSRWQHRIGANESPGA
- a CDS encoding heme-dependent peroxidase, producing MASSIRGEARRKSLPTELFPVPLTLEGASVLHQVARFRWPEWRKLTPAERSRIAAEATAVLQRLEPQQSALYSVLGHKGDLMLVHFRNSFDELKQIELELGRTALAEYLEITKSYLSVVELGLYESSVKLYRTLRERGVEPHSAEWNKEIADATERQKEAMKPRLWPEIPAARYVCFYPMDRRRGEEKNWYTLPIEERQRQMDEHGKIGRRYAGTVRQIITGSIGFDDWEWGVDLFADDPLVFKKLIYEMRFDEVSAVYALFGQFMVGVRVPAAALGGLLEGKLPEKR
- a CDS encoding chlorite dismutase family protein, producing the protein MPEPTHRDPPEPRRQVVSFTFYKVQPEWRRLPAADKAEHRREFASVIGKWRQSEQMTVLTYSLSGLRAEVDMMLWRICYSLDCLQQMQGELMRTHLGAYLETPHSYLAMTRHSQYKIGRGGHDGNAIKCGGYRYASVLPFTKTRAWYQLAFEERQRIVNEYRDAIADFPRVRMNTLYSFGIDDQEFVLVFESDHPADIVDLKMRLRETENAVYIQQDTPVFTGIQCDADQMLEQLG
- the nth gene encoding endonuclease III, yielding MARGIVPRQPSKSGRQEGRRAPVRATPPLQKSSRPPRFKPPVKSGAKTKRPAKTVTPKSPKSSARVLYDPLAPQRVQEILTRLDATYPNATCALHHNNAWELLVATILSAQCTDVRVNLTTPEFFRKYPTVHAVAALKPEQLEPDIRSTGFFRNKAKSVVGAAKIIVSDFGGEVPSEMGQLLTLPGVARKTANVLLGTWFHKNEGVVVDTHVYRISRRLELTTNTDPNKIEQDLVRIIPRERWTSFSHQVIWHGRRLCTARSPKCVDCPLESVCHAADKTWNTVDIHKTAKP
- a CDS encoding uroporphyrinogen-III synthase; this encodes MNASADIPTRPLAGRRVLVGRARHQASALSDALRLLGAEVIEIPFIEIREPASWRALDQAIARLLDYDWLILTSVNGVQALFARLAKLGKSEADLLHLNIAAIGPATRKAIEKRGLPVDVMPEEYVAEAVVAELKPEVKGKRVLLVRAKVARDVIPNELIKAGAKVDVIEAYETVLPESSRTELAKVLRDPRRKPDVITFTSSSTVKNFLDLLGKGNQALLTGTKLASIGPVTSETMRQHGLRVDIEAREYTIPSLVAMIATSL
- the hemC gene encoding hydroxymethylbilane synthase gives rise to the protein MARLRIGSRGSQLALWQANHISGLLQARGHEVELEIIKTTGDKITDVALAKVGTKGMFTKEIEEALLDGRVDLAVHSLKDLPTELAPEFQVAAITKRENPRDAFLARHFTGIDDLPQRSRVGTSSLRRQAQLKAMRPDLNIFPLRGNVDTRLRKLEEGEYDAIILAAAGLNRLGRTEWIRAILPVEVMCPAVGQGALGIEIRSGDAPTGAHLEFLNDAAARAATTCERALLNQLGGGCQVPIGAYAEMKDGVLHLTAVVARPDGSKVLRENQSGNDPQKLGEMVGKRLLERGGDRILQEVYGETAAAPQQP
- the hemA gene encoding glutamyl-tRNA reductase; protein product: MTLQLIGVNHRTAPLEVRERFAISESKLPAAVQQFAQHPGIEEAMIVSTCNRVELLARSRNGGADLRAFLGKYFQVDPRQFDQHLYEYTDKDVIRHLFRVTASLDSMVVGEPQVLGQVKEAYAVARAVGAVNSQLDALVTRAFAVAKKVRTETAVGSSAVSVASVAVELAKKIFGSLTGKTVMLVGAGKMCELAARHLLAHGAGSIFVYNRTLERAQNLARKFNGQALPWDQLYDSADKADIVITSTGAPVAIFRREHGEKFLARRRNRPMFFIDIAVPRDVDPEVNKLDGIFVYDIDDLQQVVSTHVADRHREAERAEDIINEEVERFLARMQTLDVVPTIVSLQEHLETIRQAEIDRVRGRLGELSPEQEMAIEAMSRGIINKIMHTPITTLKTAAREEQGTTVIDVVRRLFNLKHKAEEEKAESAANGAKR